One Calditrichia bacterium DNA window includes the following coding sequences:
- a CDS encoding pyruvate, phosphate dikinase has product MSHKYVYFFGDGKADGKADMKNLLGGKGANLAEMTNLGIPVPAGFSISTEVCTYYYAHGESYPNELNNQVLEALRKVEGVMGAKFGDPDNPLLVSVRSGARVSMPGMMDTVLNLGLNDTTVKGVIKQTDNPRFAYDSYRRFVAMYGDVVMGLKPESADDHDPFEIILDAKKAVRGVTLDTELTADELRELVGEFKAEIKKRTGQPFPEDPMDQLWGAVGAVFGSWHNERANVYRKLNKIPEEWGTAVNVQSMVYGNMGEDCGTGVAFTRDPATGENVLYGEYLINAQGEDVVAGTRTPEKISQLAKAMPEIYKEFEAICDRLEKHYGDMQDMEFTIQKGRLWMLQTRTGKRTGFAAFRIAVDLVEEGLISKEEALMRLDPNQLNQLLRPIFDPKQKRKLIDEGNLLTKGLNAGPGAATGKVVFNAPDAVSWQKKGEQVILVRVETSPEDIQGMHAADGILTARGGMTSHAALVGRQMGKVCVVGAGELSVNYKSRSFEVNGKTVKEGDWISIDGSTGEVMKGRLETQPSEVLQVLLDKTLKPEDSEAYYMYSKVMEWADSIRRLRIRTNADQPDQADTAIAFGAEGIGLCRTEHMFFEGTRIDAVREMIVADNLAGREKALAKLLPMQRGDFEGIFTAMDEKPVTIRLLDPPLHEFLPHTEKELEDLAKKLDVSYEKLHARVEALHEFNPMLGHRGCRLGVVYPEITAMQVRAILEAACEVKKKGVTVLPEIMIPLISHVNELREQEQVVRNVAKEVFEKYGFEVEYMVGTMIEIPRAAITADEVATVAEFFSFGTNDLTQTTFGMSRDDSGVFLPFYVEHKILTGDPFESIDQGGVGKLMEWGIAKGRETRPKLKVGICGEHGGEPASVEFCHKLNLDYVSCSPFRVPIARVAAAQAVLRK; this is encoded by the coding sequence ATGTCTCACAAATATGTCTATTTCTTCGGCGATGGAAAAGCCGATGGAAAAGCTGACATGAAAAACTTGCTGGGTGGCAAAGGGGCAAACCTGGCAGAAATGACCAATTTGGGTATTCCTGTTCCGGCAGGATTTTCCATCTCAACAGAAGTTTGTACGTATTATTATGCACACGGAGAATCCTATCCGAACGAGTTGAACAACCAGGTTTTGGAAGCGCTTCGGAAGGTGGAAGGTGTTATGGGCGCCAAATTTGGCGATCCGGACAATCCGCTGCTGGTTTCCGTGCGCTCCGGCGCCCGCGTTTCCATGCCGGGAATGATGGACACGGTGCTCAACCTCGGTTTGAACGATACCACGGTAAAAGGCGTCATCAAACAAACGGATAATCCCCGTTTTGCATATGATTCCTATCGTCGGTTTGTCGCTATGTATGGCGATGTGGTGATGGGGCTGAAACCCGAATCCGCTGACGATCACGATCCGTTCGAAATCATTCTCGATGCTAAAAAAGCTGTTCGCGGCGTAACGCTGGATACCGAACTGACCGCAGACGAACTCCGCGAGTTGGTTGGCGAATTCAAGGCTGAAATCAAAAAACGCACCGGACAGCCGTTTCCGGAAGATCCGATGGATCAACTGTGGGGTGCTGTTGGCGCAGTGTTTGGCTCCTGGCACAACGAGCGGGCCAATGTGTATCGCAAACTCAACAAAATTCCTGAAGAATGGGGAACAGCAGTAAACGTGCAAAGTATGGTTTACGGAAATATGGGCGAAGATTGCGGCACCGGTGTTGCATTCACACGCGATCCCGCCACCGGCGAAAACGTGCTGTATGGCGAATACCTCATCAACGCCCAGGGCGAAGACGTGGTTGCCGGAACCCGCACTCCGGAAAAAATTTCCCAATTAGCCAAAGCCATGCCGGAAATTTACAAAGAGTTCGAAGCGATTTGCGACCGGCTGGAAAAACACTATGGCGATATGCAGGATATGGAATTCACTATCCAGAAAGGCCGTTTGTGGATGCTGCAAACCCGTACGGGTAAACGCACCGGTTTTGCGGCGTTTCGTATTGCGGTAGATCTGGTTGAAGAAGGGTTAATTTCCAAAGAAGAAGCGCTGATGCGCCTCGACCCCAACCAGTTGAACCAACTGCTCCGCCCGATTTTCGATCCCAAACAAAAACGCAAGCTCATCGATGAAGGCAACCTGCTTACCAAAGGGCTGAACGCCGGACCCGGTGCGGCTACTGGCAAAGTCGTATTTAACGCGCCGGATGCGGTTAGCTGGCAGAAAAAAGGCGAGCAAGTGATTCTGGTTCGTGTAGAAACATCGCCGGAAGATATTCAGGGCATGCACGCAGCCGACGGTATTTTGACCGCTCGCGGCGGGATGACTTCGCACGCAGCGCTGGTCGGACGCCAAATGGGTAAAGTTTGTGTGGTCGGCGCCGGTGAATTAAGCGTGAATTACAAATCCCGTTCGTTCGAAGTGAATGGCAAAACAGTAAAAGAAGGTGACTGGATTTCTATCGACGGTTCTACCGGCGAAGTGATGAAAGGTCGTCTCGAAACCCAACCGTCCGAAGTACTGCAGGTGCTGCTGGATAAAACGCTGAAACCGGAAGATTCCGAAGCTTATTACATGTATAGTAAAGTAATGGAATGGGCAGACAGCATTCGCCGGTTGCGGATTCGCACCAACGCAGATCAGCCGGATCAGGCAGATACTGCCATCGCATTCGGTGCTGAAGGTATCGGGCTCTGCCGTACGGAACATATGTTCTTCGAAGGCACCCGCATCGACGCCGTTCGCGAAATGATCGTTGCCGACAATTTGGCCGGACGCGAAAAAGCGCTGGCAAAATTGCTGCCCATGCAGCGTGGCGATTTCGAAGGCATCTTTACCGCGATGGACGAAAAACCGGTAACTATTCGTTTGCTGGATCCGCCGTTGCACGAATTCTTGCCGCACACCGAAAAAGAACTGGAAGACCTCGCCAAAAAGCTGGATGTCAGCTACGAAAAACTGCACGCACGTGTGGAAGCCTTGCACGAATTCAACCCGATGCTCGGTCACCGTGGCTGCCGTTTGGGCGTTGTTTATCCGGAAATTACCGCAATGCAGGTTCGCGCCATTCTGGAAGCCGCTTGCGAAGTGAAGAAAAAAGGCGTCACCGTGCTGCCGGAAATCATGATTCCGCTGATTTCGCACGTGAACGAACTGCGCGAACAAGAGCAAGTGGTTCGTAACGTCGCCAAAGAAGTATTTGAAAAATATGGATTTGAAGTCGAATACATGGTTGGCACAATGATCGAAATTCCCCGTGCCGCCATCACAGCCGACGAAGTTGCAACCGTTGCCGAATTCTTCAGTTTTGGCACCAACGACCTCACCCAGACAACCTTCGGTATGTCTCGTGACGATTCCGGCGTGTTCCTGCCGTTTTATGTGGAACACAAAATTCTCACCGGCGATCCGTTTGAGTCTATCGATCAGGGCGGCGTTGGCAAACTGATGGAATGGGGCATTGCCAAAGGTCGCGAAACCCGCCCGAAACTGAAGGTTGGTATTTGCGGCGAACACGGTGGTGAACCGGCATCGGTAGAATTCTGCCACAAACTCAATTTGGATTATGTTAGCTGCTCGCCGTTCCGCGTGCCGATTGCCCGGGTTGCCGCGGCGCAGGCCGTATTGCGGAAGTAG
- a CDS encoding UDP-N-acetylmuramate:L-alanyl-gamma-D-glutamyl-meso-diaminopimelate ligase, translating into MRYYFLGIAGTAMASVAVLLKQKGHEVWGTDLGIYPPMSDFLAEHNIPVWQGYDVAHLETPFDMVVIGNAMSRGNVEVEAILSRRLPMISMPELIRNEFARPLKSVVITGTHGKTTTTTLMSWLLQVAEKSPTFLIGGIAKNFDSSVQVGSGEYFVIEGDEYDSAFFDKRPKFVHYFPHYLTINNIEFDHADIYPDLDTILREFKKMIRIVPEDGLIVANADSPAVHEVLSPIYSRLQLFGKSRNNHWSYEIIAQTDQFSEFNLYEKGQLATATPLKFPFPGEFQVQNATAVAAIARDMGISWKVIHHAFETFTGVKRRMEYWGKLHDADVYDDFAHHPTAIQVTLEAFRRKFPNRRLIALFEPRTNTTVRNFFQEELVAAFKPADIVLFTPLHRIEKIPENQRLSLEKLVADLARENTESVLLTGHAQIPEKLAEILREGDLLVLLTNGSLGGEYQKLRDRIS; encoded by the coding sequence ATGCGCTATTATTTTTTGGGAATTGCCGGAACGGCGATGGCATCTGTCGCGGTGCTGCTGAAGCAAAAAGGGCACGAAGTTTGGGGCACCGATTTGGGCATTTATCCGCCGATGAGCGATTTTTTGGCGGAACACAACATCCCCGTTTGGCAGGGCTACGATGTGGCGCATCTCGAAACGCCGTTTGATATGGTGGTGATCGGCAACGCAATGTCGCGCGGCAACGTGGAAGTGGAAGCGATTTTGAGCCGCCGCCTGCCGATGATTTCCATGCCGGAGCTGATCCGCAACGAATTCGCCCGCCCGCTGAAAAGCGTGGTCATCACCGGAACGCACGGCAAAACCACCACCACTACGCTGATGAGCTGGTTGCTGCAGGTCGCCGAAAAATCACCGACATTCCTGATCGGCGGCATCGCCAAAAATTTTGATTCCTCCGTGCAGGTGGGCAGCGGCGAATATTTTGTCATCGAGGGCGACGAATATGACAGCGCATTTTTTGACAAACGCCCTAAATTTGTGCACTATTTTCCGCATTATTTGACCATCAACAACATTGAATTTGATCACGCGGATATTTATCCCGATCTCGATACGATTTTACGCGAATTCAAAAAAATGATTCGCATCGTGCCGGAGGACGGGCTGATTGTCGCGAACGCGGACAGTCCCGCCGTGCACGAAGTGCTCTCGCCGATCTATTCGCGGCTGCAATTGTTTGGCAAATCGCGTAACAACCACTGGTCGTACGAAATCATTGCGCAAACCGACCAATTCAGCGAATTCAATCTCTACGAAAAAGGGCAACTGGCGACTGCGACGCCGCTAAAATTTCCGTTTCCCGGCGAGTTTCAGGTGCAAAACGCCACTGCTGTCGCGGCAATTGCCCGCGATATGGGTATCAGTTGGAAGGTGATCCACCATGCGTTCGAAACGTTTACAGGTGTCAAACGGCGGATGGAATATTGGGGCAAACTACACGATGCGGATGTTTACGACGATTTCGCGCATCACCCGACCGCCATCCAGGTAACGCTGGAAGCCTTTCGCCGGAAATTCCCGAACCGGCGTTTGATCGCCCTGTTCGAGCCGCGAACCAATACCACCGTGCGCAATTTTTTTCAGGAAGAACTGGTCGCTGCGTTTAAACCGGCGGATATCGTTTTGTTCACGCCGCTGCATCGCATCGAGAAAATCCCCGAAAACCAGCGGCTCTCGCTGGAAAAATTGGTCGCGGATTTGGCTCGTGAGAATACCGAATCGGTGCTGCTCACCGGTCACGCGCAAATCCCCGAAAAACTGGCGGAAATTCTCCGCGAGGGCGATTTGCTGGTTTTGCTGACCAACGGCAGTTTGGGCGGTGAATACCAGAAATTGCGGGATCGCATTTCGTAG
- a CDS encoding M1 family metallopeptidase, translated as MKQIQWILLALLAFSALIFADENVNKNKFRQLGELLPTPNTYRAASGAPGHDYWQQRADYNIKVTLDDAKQRIDGSETVTYHNNSPDVLTYLWLQLDQNVRAKDSDNFVADNVGISDSLSFKEIKMLHNDFDGGFKIESVTTTSGSALPYVINKTMMRVDLPQPLKPGGTFSFNVKWWYNINDRMKMGGRSGYEYFAEDDNYLYTIAQFYPRMAMYNEVYGWQNKQFLGSGEFTLCFGDFTVSITVPADHIVGATGVLQNPGQVLTAQQQERFRKSRSAGEPVMIVTEAEARENEKDKTDRSKTWIFKAENVRDFGWASSRKFIWDAMGVPFGNRTVMAMSYYPKEGNPLWEQYSTKVVAHTLRNYSKHTFDYPYPVAISVNAKKIGMEYPMICFNYGRPEKDGTYSKRTKYGMIGVIIHEVGHNFFPMIVNSDERQWTWMDEGLNSFLQYLTEQAWEPGYPSRRGAAYKIVDYMKGDKRFITPIMTNSESLFSFGDNAYGKPATALNILRETVMGRELFDFAFKTYAQRWMFKHPTPADLFRTMEDASGVDLDWFWRGWFFTTDHVDLAIDEVIWHKVDTRNPDIEKEIDRKIENERKYIADMRNSEFAAQTMTAKDTSLLDFYNRFDPHLANAVDRAEYQQYLSELDSSDIAFLNKDYNYYEVKFSNIGGLVMPLILEFEYSDGSKEMRHIPAEIWRLDSEHVSKVFVTEKELRSIALDPYLETADVDMNNNHWPKKAIPSRFKIFKEKKDPENDMQRDRRAKEMEKSQ; from the coding sequence ATGAAACAGATTCAATGGATTTTGCTGGCGTTGCTCGCGTTCTCTGCGCTGATTTTCGCGGATGAAAATGTGAACAAAAACAAATTCCGGCAACTGGGCGAACTGCTGCCGACGCCGAACACCTATCGCGCCGCATCCGGCGCGCCGGGACATGATTATTGGCAACAGCGCGCGGATTACAATATAAAAGTAACGCTCGACGACGCTAAACAGCGCATCGACGGCAGCGAAACCGTGACCTATCACAACAACTCGCCGGACGTGCTCACCTATCTCTGGCTGCAACTCGACCAGAACGTTCGTGCCAAAGATTCGGATAATTTTGTCGCGGACAACGTGGGTATTTCAGATAGCCTAAGTTTCAAAGAAATCAAGATGTTACACAACGATTTCGACGGCGGATTCAAAATTGAATCCGTGACCACCACTTCCGGTTCGGCGCTGCCGTATGTTATCAACAAAACCATGATGCGGGTCGATTTGCCGCAGCCGCTAAAGCCTGGCGGCACGTTTTCGTTCAACGTAAAATGGTGGTATAACATCAACGATCGCATGAAAATGGGCGGCCGCTCCGGCTACGAATATTTTGCGGAAGACGACAATTACCTCTACACCATCGCCCAGTTTTATCCGCGAATGGCCATGTATAACGAGGTGTATGGCTGGCAAAACAAACAGTTTTTGGGCAGCGGCGAATTCACATTGTGTTTCGGCGATTTTACGGTGAGCATCACCGTTCCGGCGGATCACATTGTCGGAGCGACCGGCGTGCTGCAAAATCCGGGACAGGTGCTCACGGCGCAGCAGCAGGAGCGTTTCCGCAAATCGCGCAGCGCCGGCGAACCGGTGATGATCGTTACCGAAGCCGAAGCCCGCGAGAATGAAAAAGATAAAACGGATCGCAGCAAAACCTGGATTTTCAAAGCGGAAAACGTTCGCGATTTCGGTTGGGCAAGCTCCCGAAAATTTATTTGGGACGCGATGGGCGTGCCGTTCGGCAATCGCACGGTGATGGCGATGTCCTACTATCCCAAAGAAGGCAATCCGCTCTGGGAGCAATATTCCACAAAAGTTGTGGCACACACGCTGCGAAATTATTCCAAACACACTTTTGATTATCCGTATCCCGTCGCGATTTCCGTGAACGCCAAAAAAATCGGGATGGAATACCCGATGATCTGCTTCAATTACGGTCGCCCGGAAAAGGACGGCACCTATTCCAAACGCACCAAATACGGGATGATTGGCGTGATTATCCACGAAGTGGGGCACAATTTTTTCCCGATGATCGTGAATTCCGACGAGCGCCAGTGGACGTGGATGGACGAGGGGCTGAACTCATTTCTGCAATATTTGACCGAGCAGGCGTGGGAACCGGGCTATCCCTCGCGGCGCGGTGCGGCGTATAAAATTGTTGATTACATGAAAGGTGACAAACGGTTCATCACGCCGATCATGACCAATTCAGAATCGCTGTTCAGTTTTGGCGACAATGCCTACGGTAAACCGGCAACCGCGCTGAACATTCTCCGCGAAACCGTGATGGGTCGCGAATTGTTCGATTTCGCGTTCAAAACCTATGCGCAGCGCTGGATGTTCAAACACCCGACGCCCGCCGACCTGTTCCGCACGATGGAAGATGCCTCCGGCGTGGATCTGGACTGGTTTTGGCGCGGCTGGTTTTTTACGACCGATCACGTGGATTTGGCGATCGACGAGGTGATCTGGCACAAAGTGGACACGCGCAATCCCGATATCGAAAAGGAGATCGACCGTAAAATTGAGAATGAGCGCAAATACATCGCCGATATGCGCAACAGCGAATTTGCCGCGCAAACGATGACTGCCAAAGATACATCGCTGCTCGATTTTTACAATCGTTTCGATCCGCATTTGGCCAACGCGGTGGATCGCGCGGAATATCAGCAATACCTCAGCGAACTGGATTCCAGCGATATCGCGTTTCTCAACAAAGATTACAATTATTACGAAGTGAAATTTTCCAACATTGGCGGGCTGGTGATGCCGCTGATTCTCGAATTTGAATACAGCGACGGCAGCAAGGAAATGCGCCACATTCCCGCAGAAATCTGGCGGCTGGACAGCGAGCACGTCAGCAAGGTTTTTGTGACGGAAAAAGAGCTGCGCAGCATCGCGCTCGATCCGTATCTGGAAACCGCGGATGTGGACATGAACAACAACCACTGGCCGAAAAAAGCGATTCCCAGCCGTTTCAAAATATTTAAGGAAAAGAAAGACCCGGAAAACGATATGCAGCGCGACCGCCGGGCAAAAGAAATGGAAAAATCGCAGTAA
- a CDS encoding DUF4287 domain-containing protein, with amino-acid sequence MIQNLEEKTGKSINEWIAIVKTSGIEKHKAIIDFLKSEHGLTYGYANLVAHKAKATDAGSASDDSELIDGQFAGKEELRPIHDKLMSAVKNFGSDVEIAPKKAYVSLRRKKQFGIIQPTTKTRLDVGINLKDVPPTDRLEASGSFNSMVSHRVRVSSADEVDAELIGWLKAAFDAAG; translated from the coding sequence ATGATCCAAAATCTCGAAGAAAAAACCGGCAAATCGATAAACGAATGGATTGCGATTGTCAAAACCAGCGGCATCGAAAAGCATAAGGCAATCATCGATTTTTTGAAATCGGAGCACGGATTGACTTACGGTTACGCCAATCTGGTTGCCCACAAAGCCAAAGCAACGGACGCCGGTTCCGCCAGCGATGACAGCGAACTGATCGACGGGCAATTTGCCGGAAAAGAAGAATTGCGTCCGATTCACGACAAATTGATGAGCGCAGTGAAAAATTTCGGCAGCGATGTAGAAATCGCACCGAAAAAAGCGTATGTGAGTTTGCGCCGGAAAAAGCAGTTCGGCATCATCCAACCGACCACCAAAACGCGGCTGGATGTGGGCATCAACCTGAAAGATGTGCCGCCCACCGATCGGCTGGAAGCATCGGGCAGCTTCAATTCGATGGTCAGCCATCGCGTGCGCGTTTCGTCTGCGGATGAGGTGGATGCAGAGCTGATCGGCTGGCTGAAAGCGGCTTTCGACGCGGCGGGCTGA
- the plsX gene encoding phosphate acyltransferase PlsX, whose protein sequence is MGYHSIVIDAMGGDFAPTEIIKGAEEACKENKQFRCIFVGDEVKIWEQLEQASIPDDRYEIIHTDQYISMKDSPKEALIEKPEASIAIAAQLIKDGKGDALVSAGNTGATVLACSKIIPRMPGVERGVLAAVFPALEQRVSTSGVSIMLDVGATLHCTMNQLVSFAIMGIHYAQEILGIQNPRVGLLNIGEEETKGHDVLVETHKMLKKMSNINFIGNVEGKDILRGVADVIVTEGYTGNILLKGLEGMAEVFMDLGKDIWKNGVMSKVGIAMMAPRLKKLKTRLDYSEYGGAPMLGFSKLVIKAHGRSKAKAIKNAILLADKSAGQQFIKHIEDSMKQFYLSMFERI, encoded by the coding sequence ATGGGTTATCATTCGATTGTGATTGATGCAATGGGCGGCGACTTCGCCCCTACAGAAATCATCAAAGGTGCAGAAGAAGCCTGCAAAGAAAACAAACAGTTTCGCTGTATTTTTGTGGGCGATGAGGTAAAAATCTGGGAGCAGTTGGAACAAGCCAGCATTCCCGACGACCGTTACGAAATCATTCACACCGATCAATATATTTCCATGAAAGATTCGCCGAAAGAGGCGTTGATCGAAAAACCGGAAGCATCCATCGCGATTGCCGCACAGCTTATAAAAGATGGCAAAGGCGATGCGTTGGTTAGTGCCGGCAACACCGGCGCAACGGTGCTGGCGTGCTCCAAAATTATCCCGCGAATGCCGGGCGTGGAGCGCGGCGTGCTGGCAGCAGTTTTTCCGGCATTGGAACAACGGGTGAGCACCAGCGGCGTATCCATTATGCTGGATGTGGGCGCAACCCTGCACTGCACGATGAACCAACTGGTCAGCTTCGCGATTATGGGCATTCACTACGCGCAGGAAATTTTGGGCATCCAAAATCCGCGGGTGGGTTTGCTGAACATCGGCGAGGAAGAAACCAAAGGTCACGATGTGCTGGTGGAAACCCATAAAATGCTCAAAAAAATGTCAAATATCAATTTCATCGGGAATGTGGAAGGCAAGGATATCTTGCGCGGCGTTGCCGATGTGATCGTCACCGAAGGCTACACCGGCAACATTCTGCTCAAAGGGCTGGAAGGCATGGCTGAAGTTTTTATGGATCTCGGAAAAGATATCTGGAAAAACGGTGTGATGTCCAAAGTGGGCATCGCAATGATGGCGCCGCGACTGAAAAAGCTGAAAACACGGCTCGATTATTCCGAATACGGCGGCGCACCGATGCTCGGTTTCAGCAAACTGGTGATCAAGGCGCACGGGCGCTCCAAAGCCAAAGCCATAAAAAATGCTATTTTGCTGGCGGATAAATCCGCCGGACAACAGTTCATTAAACACATCGAAGATTCGATGAAACAATTTTACCTCAGCATGTTCGAGCGCATCTGA
- a CDS encoding arginine repressor, whose protein sequence is MAKKKERQFAIKQIVQEERIANQSDLLYKLENKGYSTTQATLSRDLHEMGIIRIPSPDGYRYIISELEGNHSFAKIVGLEILGIYYNEHVVVVRTITGRATGVALFIDQLKHENVLGTVAGENSIIVIPDSVQNIPRIKADLERIVCQKWS, encoded by the coding sequence ATGGCCAAGAAAAAAGAGCGCCAATTTGCAATCAAACAAATCGTTCAGGAAGAACGCATTGCCAATCAATCCGATTTGCTATACAAACTTGAAAATAAAGGGTATTCAACCACCCAGGCTACTTTATCCCGCGATCTGCACGAAATGGGAATTATCCGCATTCCTTCTCCCGATGGCTATCGATACATCATTTCCGAACTCGAAGGCAACCACTCATTTGCAAAAATAGTTGGATTGGAGATTTTAGGGATTTATTATAATGAACACGTTGTAGTTGTGCGTACCATAACCGGAAGAGCCACCGGCGTTGCCTTGTTTATCGATCAACTGAAGCACGAAAACGTGCTGGGCACCGTTGCCGGCGAAAATTCGATTATCGTGATTCCGGATTCGGTACAAAATATCCCGAGGATAAAAGCGGATCTGGAGAGAATTGTTTGTCAGAAATGGAGCTAA
- a CDS encoding membrane dipeptidase — MQKGVSVAQKAQQLAQQFIITDGHIDIPYRLTNLMEDISVRTPGGDFDYVRAKAGGLNAPFMSIYIPARYQETGGAKAFADSLIDLVEAIVSQHPDKFAVATTVAEVRNHFRDGIISLPMGMENGAPIEGKLENLQHFYDRGIRYITLTHGKNNHICDSSYDEERKWNGLSPFGETLIPEMNRVGMMIDISHVSDSAFYDVLKLTKAPLIASHSSCRKYTPDFERNMSDQMIIDLAKNGGVICINFGSSFLDSAYANTWTVGNLAINKYLKENNIERNSPEHLRYYEEYRKANPAGTIEDVMKHIDHAVELVGVDHVAFGSDFDGVMALPKGVLDVSEYPNIIAELLKRGYSEEDIRKICGENFLRVWSEVERIASEMSE; from the coding sequence ATGCAAAAAGGCGTCAGCGTGGCGCAAAAAGCGCAGCAATTGGCGCAGCAATTTATCATCACGGACGGGCATATCGATATTCCCTATCGCCTCACCAATTTGATGGAAGATATTTCCGTGCGCACGCCCGGCGGCGATTTCGATTATGTTCGCGCCAAAGCCGGCGGATTGAACGCTCCTTTTATGTCGATTTACATTCCGGCACGCTATCAGGAAACCGGCGGGGCAAAAGCCTTTGCCGATTCGCTGATCGATTTGGTTGAAGCCATTGTTTCGCAACACCCGGATAAATTTGCCGTTGCCACAACTGTTGCGGAAGTGCGCAACCATTTCCGCGACGGCATCATTTCGCTGCCGATGGGAATGGAAAACGGCGCGCCGATCGAGGGCAAGCTGGAAAATCTGCAACATTTTTATGATCGCGGAATTCGTTACATCACGCTAACGCACGGCAAAAACAATCACATTTGCGATTCATCGTATGACGAGGAGCGCAAGTGGAACGGGCTGAGTCCCTTTGGCGAAACGCTCATTCCCGAAATGAACCGCGTCGGGATGATGATCGATATTTCCCACGTTTCCGACAGCGCATTTTACGACGTTTTGAAACTCACCAAAGCCCCGCTGATCGCGTCGCACTCATCCTGCCGGAAATATACGCCGGATTTTGAACGCAATATGAGCGATCAAATGATCATCGATCTGGCGAAAAACGGCGGCGTTATTTGCATCAATTTCGGCTCGTCATTTTTGGACAGCGCCTACGCCAACACCTGGACGGTCGGCAATTTGGCGATCAACAAATATTTGAAGGAAAATAACATCGAACGTAACTCGCCGGAGCATTTGCGTTATTACGAAGAATACCGCAAAGCCAATCCCGCCGGAACGATTGAAGATGTGATGAAACACATCGATCACGCGGTGGAATTGGTCGGCGTGGATCATGTGGCGTTCGGCTCCGATTTTGACGGTGTAATGGCGCTACCCAAAGGCGTGCTGGATGTTTCGGAATACCCGAACATCATCGCGGAACTGCTCAAACGCGGCTATTCGGAAGAAGACATCCGCAAAATTTGCGGCGAAAATTTCCTGCGCGTCTGGTCGGAAGTGGAGCGCATCGCCTCGGAAATGAGTGAATAG